AATGTACTAAGTATGGGGAATCAAGTGTATAACGAATTAACAGATATGTTACAAAAACTACCGGACGAAAAAGCGACCCTTTTTGTGGATCGGCTAACGTCTAGTGATAGAATTGGTAAAACATACGAACAACTAGCTAGTCGTTTTCATCACGATGCTTTATATACTTTCATACAATTTAGAGGAATTATTCATACATTCATAAGCCAAATCGAAGAAGCTTCAACATACCCTATGTTATCTCAATTGATCCCAGAAAATAGAACGTCTCTTAATTTAACACATACAGCTGAAATAACACGGAAACTATTAATGAATGGTTATACCCGGGATGAAATAGCTAAGAGAAGAGACTTGAAAAAAAGCACGATAGAAGATCATATCATAGAAATTGCCATTCATGATGAGCATTTTGATTATCAGCCATATATAACGAATGACCAGCTGACACTGATTGAAAATACAGCTAGAAAACTGCAAACAAACAGGTTAAAAGTTATTAAGGATCATTTAAATGGAGATGTGAGTTACTTTCAAATTAGGCTTGGATTATCAAGAAAAAGGAGAGACCTCCATGCGAGCGATACATGATGTATTAAGGGAAGAGTTTGGTTATTCATCTTTCCGAGAAGGGCAGCAACCTATCATTGAGGCCGTATTAACTAAACAAGATGTACTAGCCATATTGCCTACAGGAACTGGGAAAACGCTTTGTTATCATTTGCCGTCCAAAATAATGAATGGGCTGACTCTTGTCATTTCTCCGCTTGTATCGCTAATGGAAGACCAAGTGACACAAATGAGAGCTAACGGAGAGAAAAAAGTAGCTCATCTAAGTAGCATGTTAGATACAAGTGAAAAGTATGACATATTAAATGATTTGAATCGTTTTAATTTAATTTTTATCTCTCCAGAAATGCTTACAATGCCATTTATTTTAGCAAAACTGACAGAAACGAGTATCTCACTTTTTGTAGTTGATGAGGCCCACTGCATTTCTCAATGGGGCCATGAATTTCGAACAGATTATTTAAGACTGAAAAATGTTAGAAAAACATTTGGGAATCCCCCCTGTTTAGCCTTAACTGCTACGGCCACACCTAAAGTTGAAAAAGACATTTGCTATCATCTAAATCTAGAAAATGAATGTATCTATCGTTTACCAGTTAACAGAAATAATATATTTATGACAGTTGAGAAATATAAGGATCAAACTGAAAAGGAAGCAAGGTTTGCTGATCTTATCATAGAAGCAGAGACACCAGCCATTGTTTATACAGGCACACGTCAAAAAGCTCAATACACGGCTGAATATTTACAAAAGAATGGGCTGAAGCGAACTGCTTATTATCATGGGGGTATGACAAAAGAAGATCGGCTTTTAGTACAACAACAATTTTTGTACCATGACATTGATATCATGTGCTGTACGAATGCCTTTGGAATGGGAATTAATAAACCAGATGTTCGAAGTGTGTTTCATTTGCATGTACCGTCATCCGTGGAACACTATATTCAAGAGATAGGCCGTGCTGGCAGAGATGGAAGGCAAAGCACAGCTTATAT
The genomic region above belongs to Bacillus sp. A301a_S52 and contains:
- a CDS encoding RecQ family ATP-dependent DNA helicase, translating into MRAIHDVLREEFGYSSFREGQQPIIEAVLTKQDVLAILPTGTGKTLCYHLPSKIMNGLTLVISPLVSLMEDQVTQMRANGEKKVAHLSSMLDTSEKYDILNDLNRFNLIFISPEMLTMPFILAKLTETSISLFVVDEAHCISQWGHEFRTDYLRLKNVRKTFGNPPCLALTATATPKVEKDICYHLNLENECIYRLPVNRNNIFMTVEKYKDQTEKEARFADLIIEAETPAIVYTGTRQKAQYTAEYLQKNGLKRTAYYHGGMTKEDRLLVQQQFLYHDIDIMCCTNAFGMGINKPDVRSVFHLHVPSSVEHYIQEIGRAGRDGRQSTAYMIFCEEDVILPVAFIEEEFPERTVLKEMFSQKDIVGKTFKEVTLLIQLPEKQEKMLYYQLEKRQLIMNGVFTNYANKPDVADELIHYFEKRKKEKLQLLWQMRHLAETTQCLREEVARYFHETVVDKPNWCCNKCDSLDMYDQTLNKSQRDKYEQQRGEQSWQTALKRMLTVCDGGSM
- a CDS encoding helix-turn-helix domain-containing protein translates to MNFLQFLILQLLHKCRGEKSLNGVIHLLKGKRSAQTIQDIMLFNLQSYAAMLKQWGFSELDNNVTELKVKGWISDTDKVALLTEEGIKKMKHASLQYEIPPQFNGLKYEWDNTAEHVWQSIALLVQSISYLKMNHSMFIPISYHHSAQTTVRKIVLNHGNVLSMGNQVYNELTDMLQKLPDEKATLFVDRLTSSDRIGKTYEQLASRFHHDALYTFIQFRGIIHTFISQIEEASTYPMLSQLIPENRTSLNLTHTAEITRKLLMNGYTRDEIAKRRDLKKSTIEDHIIEIAIHDEHFDYQPYITNDQLTLIENTARKLQTNRLKVIKDHLNGDVSYFQIRLGLSRKRRDLHASDT